One window from the genome of Sporomusaceae bacterium encodes:
- a CDS encoding lactate utilization protein produces the protein MQQLIEKLQSRNINAYWVRNSAEAKAIALELIPAGATVAMGNSLSLRETGIFDALISGKYDVINQFEAGISPGENISRRKRGLLADVYFTGTSAVTMDGELVNIDGKGNRVAAMLFGPDKVVVVVGRNKVVRDQAHAWQRLREKAAPSLARKLGRATPCATSGVCSDCSSPERICRCYTVIGSQMPADKERIHVIIVDEDLGI, from the coding sequence ATGCAGCAGTTGATCGAAAAATTACAGAGCCGCAACATAAACGCTTATTGGGTTCGAAACAGTGCGGAAGCAAAAGCGATTGCCTTGGAGTTAATCCCGGCCGGGGCTACGGTTGCGATGGGTAATTCGCTTAGTCTCCGCGAGACGGGGATTTTTGACGCACTAATCAGCGGGAAATACGACGTCATAAATCAGTTCGAAGCAGGTATTTCGCCCGGCGAAAATATCAGCCGCCGTAAGCGGGGCTTGCTGGCCGATGTGTACTTTACCGGCACGAGTGCCGTGACAATGGATGGCGAGTTGGTCAATATCGACGGCAAAGGCAATCGGGTTGCGGCAATGCTGTTCGGCCCCGATAAGGTAGTTGTCGTTGTCGGCAGGAACAAGGTAGTTCGCGATCAGGCACATGCGTGGCAACGCCTGCGGGAAAAGGCTGCTCCCTCACTGGCCCGCAAGTTGGGGCGCGCTACTCCCTGCGCCACTAGCGGGGTATGTTCGGACTGCAGTTCACCGGAGAGAATTTGTCGGTGTTACACGGTAATCGGCAGCCAAATGCCGGCAGATAAGGAACGCATTCATGTCATAATAGTGGATGAAGACCTGGGAATATGA
- the rlmD gene encoding 23S rRNA (uracil(1939)-C(5))-methyltransferase RlmD yields the protein MSKQPVERGGKYGLDITSLGHSGEGVGRYHGFTVFVPEALPGEKVTATAEVVKQNYAKARLDEVLAPSPDRTAPRCAVYRRCGGCQLQHLSYPAQLAAKRQTVIDAVSRIGKLGDVTVHPTLGAAEPWHYRNKMQFPVGLSGGRLAVGCFAPGSHDIVDVDDCNIQHAANNAVARAVRAALAELGIPPYDEKSGRGVVRHVLGRVGTASGEVMTVIVTATADLPQKESVIASLRRDIPGLVSVVHNVNPARTNVILGRQTATIWGRDTIVDRIGDFLFRVSARSFFQVNTAQAAVLYGKAEEYAGLTGTETVIDAYCGTGTITLFLARRAARVYGIEVVADAVADARANAAANGIGNVEYIVGDAVEVMPKLRARGVQPHAIVVDPPRAGCDPVVLETFVRMRPERIVYVSCNPASLARDLAVLAGGGYRVREIQPVDMFPQTYHVECVALVERKNSE from the coding sequence ATGAGCAAGCAGCCTGTCGAGCGCGGCGGGAAGTACGGGCTCGACATAACCAGCCTGGGACACAGCGGTGAAGGCGTGGGCCGGTACCACGGCTTCACCGTCTTCGTGCCCGAAGCGTTGCCGGGCGAGAAGGTGACGGCCACCGCCGAAGTCGTCAAGCAAAATTACGCCAAGGCCCGTCTCGACGAGGTGCTGGCGCCTTCGCCCGACCGCACGGCGCCGCGCTGCGCCGTTTACCGGCGCTGCGGCGGCTGCCAACTCCAGCATCTGTCCTACCCGGCGCAGTTGGCCGCCAAACGACAGACGGTGATTGACGCCGTTTCCCGGATCGGCAAACTGGGCGACGTCACTGTCCATCCGACTCTTGGCGCGGCCGAGCCATGGCACTACCGCAACAAGATGCAGTTTCCCGTGGGGCTTTCGGGCGGCCGGCTGGCGGTGGGCTGCTTTGCCCCCGGCAGCCACGACATCGTCGATGTGGACGACTGCAATATCCAGCATGCCGCCAACAATGCCGTCGCCCGCGCTGTCCGCGCCGCGCTGGCCGAGCTCGGTATTCCGCCGTACGACGAGAAGAGCGGCCGCGGCGTCGTCCGCCATGTTCTTGGCCGGGTGGGCACAGCCAGCGGCGAGGTCATGACGGTGATCGTCACAGCCACCGCCGACCTGCCCCAAAAGGAGAGCGTCATCGCCAGTCTGCGGCGCGATATCCCGGGGCTGGTCAGCGTCGTTCACAATGTTAACCCGGCGCGGACCAACGTCATCCTCGGCCGCCAGACGGCGACGATCTGGGGGCGGGATACCATCGTCGACCGTATCGGCGATTTCCTGTTCCGCGTTTCGGCCCGCTCATTTTTCCAGGTGAATACCGCCCAGGCGGCGGTATTGTACGGCAAGGCGGAAGAATACGCCGGCCTTACCGGAACGGAGACGGTTATCGACGCCTACTGCGGCACCGGTACAATCACGCTTTTTCTTGCCCGCCGCGCCGCCAGGGTTTACGGTATCGAGGTGGTGGCGGACGCCGTCGCCGACGCCCGCGCAAATGCGGCCGCCAATGGCATCGGCAACGTGGAATACATCGTCGGCGACGCGGTCGAGGTTATGCCTAAGCTGCGGGCGCGCGGCGTGCAGCCCCACGCAATCGTCGTCGACCCGCCGCGCGCCGGCTGCGACCCGGTTGTGCTGGAGACCTTCGTCCGCATGCGCCCGGAGCGGATCGTGTACGTTTCCTGCAATCCCGCGTCGCTGGCCCGCGACCTCGCCGTCCTGGCGGGCGGGGGGTACCGGGTGAGGGAGATTCAGCCTGTCGATATGTTTCCCCAGACTTACCATGTAGAGTGCGTGGCACTTGTGGAAAGGAAAAACAGCGAATAA
- a CDS encoding ATP-binding protein, producing MTKRLELPPEKLRYFCTDDALPFETTATVPPLDVMIGQERAVKAIEFGLYAKNFGYNIYVSGLVGTGKITYAKAAVSKVACGEQVPPDWCYVNNFENAGQPVALSLPAGMGSVFRQDMRELVDDLKNDIPKVFSGDDYEQAKSAVMKKFQDSRGQIMDVFGQQAEEHGILPQWTTTGFVGLPVEGGKPLTPEEFQQLDRDKKEMIEKRMLTVHEKAMEAIRQVQHLEREAREELKGLDSKVGLFAVGHFIDELKAKYAAFDTVVAYLEAVKNDVVKNINDFRPAAEDESNPLLMFRKSMQEAVKDKYQVNLLVDNREVEGAPVVVEVNPTYYNLVGRVEYEARMGVVNTDFSMIKPGALHRANGGYLILNIKDILANMGAWEGLKRVLKTRKLHIENLGEQYGMLAMASVKPEPIPVNVKVILIGNPYLYHMIFNYDEDFRKLFKVYADFDTEMANNAANIGKLAGFVASTVQREKLKHFERAAVARVVEYATRLSGSQHKFTTRFSEVVELLCEADAWASVDGAELVGVTHVRRAIDEKRFRYNKYEEKLQEMFADGKLLIDTDGEKVGQVNGLAVLSVGEYMFGKPSRITANTFLGKSGVVNIERETKMSGTSHSKGVMILGGYLGQQYAQERPLTLTASLTFEQLYDGVDGDSASSTELYAILSSLSGVPIRQYIAVTGSVNQKGEIQPIGGVTEKIEGFFAVCKIKGLTGRQGVMIPHQNSSNLTLDDEVIEAVRAGKFHIWPVATVNEGIEVLTGVPAGEKGADGTFPPGTIHHLVVKQLTVYTDTLIKMGKSAEEHGSGAGPKDGGT from the coding sequence ATGACCAAACGGCTGGAACTGCCGCCGGAGAAGCTCCGCTATTTCTGCACCGATGACGCTCTCCCGTTCGAGACGACAGCCACGGTGCCGCCGCTCGATGTCATGATCGGCCAGGAACGGGCCGTCAAGGCTATCGAATTCGGCCTATACGCCAAAAATTTCGGGTACAACATTTATGTGTCGGGCCTGGTGGGAACCGGCAAGATAACTTACGCCAAGGCGGCGGTGAGCAAGGTCGCCTGCGGTGAGCAGGTGCCGCCCGACTGGTGTTATGTGAATAACTTCGAAAACGCCGGCCAGCCGGTCGCGCTAAGTCTGCCGGCGGGAATGGGCAGCGTTTTCCGGCAGGATATGCGGGAACTGGTCGACGACCTCAAGAACGACATTCCCAAGGTCTTCAGCGGCGACGACTATGAGCAGGCCAAGTCGGCCGTTATGAAGAAATTCCAGGACAGCCGCGGCCAGATTATGGACGTTTTCGGACAGCAGGCCGAGGAACACGGCATCCTGCCCCAGTGGACGACAACCGGGTTCGTGGGGCTGCCGGTCGAGGGCGGCAAGCCGCTGACGCCTGAGGAGTTCCAGCAGCTTGACCGCGATAAGAAGGAAATGATCGAGAAGCGGATGCTGACCGTCCACGAGAAGGCCATGGAGGCCATCCGCCAGGTGCAGCATTTGGAGCGCGAGGCGCGTGAGGAGCTCAAGGGACTCGATTCCAAGGTCGGGTTGTTCGCCGTCGGCCACTTCATCGACGAACTCAAGGCAAAGTACGCAGCCTTCGATACGGTCGTCGCCTACCTGGAAGCCGTGAAGAACGACGTGGTCAAAAACATTAACGACTTCAGGCCGGCTGCTGAAGACGAAAGCAACCCGCTGCTGATGTTCCGCAAGAGCATGCAGGAGGCGGTGAAGGACAAGTACCAGGTAAATTTGCTGGTCGACAACCGCGAAGTCGAGGGCGCTCCCGTCGTGGTCGAGGTCAACCCGACGTACTATAACCTGGTGGGACGGGTGGAGTACGAGGCCCGCATGGGCGTGGTCAACACAGACTTTTCGATGATCAAGCCGGGGGCCTTGCACAGAGCCAACGGCGGCTACCTCATCCTCAACATCAAGGATATCCTCGCCAACATGGGCGCCTGGGAGGGGCTGAAACGCGTCCTCAAAACGAGGAAGCTCCATATCGAGAACCTCGGCGAGCAGTACGGGATGCTGGCAATGGCGTCCGTCAAGCCCGAGCCCATCCCGGTCAACGTCAAAGTCATCCTTATCGGCAATCCGTACCTGTATCATATGATTTTTAACTACGACGAAGATTTCCGCAAGTTGTTCAAGGTTTACGCCGACTTCGACACCGAGATGGCCAATAATGCGGCCAATATCGGCAAACTGGCCGGATTCGTCGCATCCACCGTCCAGCGGGAGAAGCTGAAGCACTTCGAGCGGGCGGCGGTGGCAAGGGTGGTGGAGTACGCCACTCGCCTGTCCGGCAGCCAGCACAAATTCACCACTCGCTTCAGCGAAGTGGTCGAGCTATTATGCGAGGCGGATGCCTGGGCGAGCGTCGACGGCGCCGAGCTGGTGGGGGTGACCCATGTCCGCCGGGCGATCGACGAGAAGAGGTTCCGCTACAACAAGTACGAGGAAAAGCTGCAGGAGATGTTCGCCGACGGTAAACTGCTGATCGACACCGACGGGGAGAAGGTCGGCCAGGTCAACGGCCTGGCGGTGCTGTCGGTGGGCGAGTATATGTTTGGCAAGCCGTCGCGGATAACGGCCAACACTTTTCTCGGCAAGAGCGGGGTCGTGAATATCGAACGGGAGACCAAGATGAGCGGCACTAGCCACAGCAAGGGGGTAATGATCCTCGGCGGATACCTGGGGCAGCAGTATGCCCAGGAACGGCCGCTCACCCTCACCGCCAGCCTGACCTTCGAACAGCTCTATGACGGGGTCGACGGCGACAGCGCGTCGAGCACCGAGCTGTACGCCATCCTGTCCAGCCTGTCGGGTGTACCCATTCGCCAGTATATTGCCGTCACCGGGTCGGTTAACCAAAAAGGCGAGATCCAGCCCATCGGCGGAGTCACGGAAAAAATCGAGGGCTTCTTCGCGGTGTGCAAAATCAAAGGGCTGACAGGCCGCCAGGGCGTCATGATCCCTCACCAGAATAGCTCCAATCTCACCCTCGACGACGAGGTGATCGAAGCGGTCAGAGCCGGGAAGTTCCACATTTGGCCGGTGGCGACAGTCAACGAGGGGATCGAAGTTCTCACCGGCGTGCCGGCAGGGGAGAAGGGCGCCGACGGAACCTTTCCGCCCGGCACCATCCACCATCTTGTCGTCAAGCAGCTGACCGTCTACACCGACACGCTCATCAAGATGGGCAAGTCGGCCGAGGAGCACGGCAGCGGGGCCGGACCGAAGGATGGCGGTACATGA
- a CDS encoding type II CAAX endopeptidase family protein, which yields MLRGKAPWNIRDVALVHFMRLAVGFIVVRFVYPLFFTAPPPVVEVTDRLVVVVLVWFAVHRHGGTLASWGLAFARPVRNLAAGLGGGAVLLAVSLFTERIYTTVLFLSPTQHPLLAMVEQAFSWRDLVLPLFLAGLAAPVAEEVLYRLFTFTALRDRFGLWGGAVLSAAIFALFHFNPFWLAEMVVVGVGLAVLYHWTGSLLASIAAHSFINTTKIAMLFYNVPLI from the coding sequence ATGCTGCGAGGCAAAGCGCCATGGAATATCCGGGACGTGGCTCTTGTCCATTTTATGCGGCTGGCGGTAGGTTTTATCGTCGTAAGGTTTGTTTATCCGCTGTTCTTCACCGCGCCGCCGCCGGTAGTGGAAGTTACCGACCGGCTAGTGGTCGTCGTCCTCGTCTGGTTCGCCGTTCACCGCCACGGCGGGACACTCGCTTCCTGGGGGCTGGCTTTCGCCAGACCGGTCCGCAATCTTGCCGCCGGGCTGGGCGGCGGCGCCGTTCTCCTTGCTGTCAGCCTCTTCACCGAGCGCATCTATACCACCGTGCTTTTCCTGTCGCCGACCCAGCATCCGCTGCTGGCGATGGTCGAGCAGGCTTTCTCGTGGCGCGATCTGGTGCTGCCTTTGTTCTTAGCAGGGCTGGCGGCGCCGGTCGCCGAGGAGGTGCTTTACCGCCTGTTTACCTTCACCGCTCTCCGGGACCGCTTCGGTCTGTGGGGCGGGGCGGTGCTCAGTGCCGCCATATTCGCCCTTTTTCACTTCAATCCGTTCTGGCTGGCCGAGATGGTGGTCGTCGGCGTCGGTCTCGCGGTTCTCTACCACTGGACGGGTTCGTTGCTGGCCTCTATCGCCGCGCATTCTTTCATCAACACGACCAAGATCGCAATGCTGTTTTACAATGTGCCGCTTATTTAG
- a CDS encoding M20/M25/M40 family metallo-hydrolase, translating into MEKTKMLDLIRDLTAIPGGAGREQAVAAYMAEAFRRHTSRVEVDAVGNVYAFLGQGERRVMVSAHTDEVGMFVKYINDQGYIYFEANGILDERVLLDTKVEVIAGDGTVHVGVIGIKSRHLMTPEELARPVNIGDLWLDVGADSAAAVAALGIKVGDPIVYRRHFDLLAGGRFTTKAIDDRAGCAVLLAVAEVLAAEPLNYTLCLVATSQEEIGSRGAKVAAQRLKPAIALCIDTVPAADPYTPPQQSAARLGGGPVIRTADFLTHALLGAVYSAKIVRELRAAAEAEGIPYQEDVFRTWTDAATVAYSGEGVPSGGVFMPRRCSHAPVEVADIGDIANTAALLSVFLRRLTADAVDDLTKFL; encoded by the coding sequence ATGGAAAAAACGAAAATGCTTGATCTTATCCGCGACCTTACCGCTATACCCGGCGGCGCCGGACGCGAGCAGGCGGTGGCAGCCTATATGGCCGAAGCATTCCGCCGCCACACGTCACGGGTGGAAGTGGACGCGGTCGGAAACGTGTATGCCTTCCTCGGCCAAGGCGAGCGCAGGGTTATGGTGTCGGCCCACACCGACGAAGTGGGAATGTTCGTCAAGTACATAAACGACCAGGGCTACATCTATTTCGAAGCCAACGGTATCCTCGACGAGCGGGTTCTGCTCGACACCAAGGTTGAGGTTATCGCCGGCGACGGCACTGTCCATGTTGGCGTTATCGGCATTAAGAGCCGCCACCTGATGACGCCGGAGGAACTGGCCCGGCCGGTGAACATCGGCGACCTGTGGCTGGATGTCGGCGCCGACTCGGCCGCCGCCGTGGCCGCGCTAGGCATAAAGGTCGGCGATCCGATCGTCTATCGCCGCCATTTCGATCTCCTCGCCGGCGGTCGGTTCACGACCAAGGCTATCGACGACCGGGCCGGCTGCGCTGTGCTGCTCGCGGTGGCCGAGGTCCTGGCCGCCGAGCCGCTGAATTATACTCTCTGCCTCGTAGCCACCTCCCAGGAAGAGATCGGCTCCCGCGGCGCAAAAGTGGCTGCCCAGCGGCTGAAGCCCGCTATCGCGCTCTGTATCGACACTGTACCGGCGGCCGACCCCTATACCCCGCCCCAGCAGTCGGCAGCGAGGCTGGGCGGCGGTCCTGTCATCCGCACGGCCGATTTCCTGACCCATGCCTTGCTCGGCGCCGTATACAGCGCGAAAATCGTCCGCGAGCTGCGGGCTGCCGCCGAGGCTGAGGGCATCCCCTATCAGGAGGACGTTTTCCGCACCTGGACGGACGCGGCTACGGTCGCTTATTCCGGTGAGGGCGTGCCAAGCGGCGGAGTTTTCATGCCGCGGCGCTGCAGCCACGCTCCGGTGGAGGTGGCCGACATCGGCGACATCGCCAACACCGCCGCCTTGCTTAGTGTCTTTTTACGCCGGCTTACGGCAGATGCGGTGGACGACTTGACGAAGTTTTTGTAA
- a CDS encoding diguanylate cyclase — translation MQSSSVRSLSIKYIVALSLIALLALAAYFTLRELIIGEQVSAAVINVSGRQRMLSQKAVLLSQQLVITPGPAERNRLRAELRQVIATISDAHYALVYGDPELRLPGGLSPAMGALVFNPPVMLDAKLQQHFAALGALLALEDNQLTYDNPQLAAIMASVDGLLAAQDAMVAQFQRESEERVARLQALERLVLGLTLLVLLMEAMFIFRPAVQAIAREQEQLAAANVELQRLSNQDGLTGIANRRVFDDFLDRVWRQAMRDREPVSLLMADIDKFKLFNDTYGHQAGDDCLRQVAWAIADVAGRAGDLAARYGGEEFAVVLAGTDSMGAAVVAEKIRVAVASLNIAHDAGVDKVVTISLGLATMSPRDGERTESLIAAADQALYGAKQQGRNRVVAVPDNSESGG, via the coding sequence ATGCAAAGTTCATCAGTCCGATCGCTGAGCATCAAATATATAGTCGCTCTTAGCCTCATAGCCCTGCTGGCGCTGGCTGCCTATTTCACGCTACGCGAACTTATAATTGGCGAACAGGTGAGCGCAGCAGTCATCAATGTCAGCGGGCGGCAGCGGATGCTGTCGCAGAAGGCGGTGCTGCTCAGCCAACAATTGGTGATAACCCCCGGCCCGGCGGAACGGAACCGACTGCGGGCCGAACTGCGGCAGGTCATCGCAACGATAAGCGATGCTCATTACGCGCTGGTGTACGGTGACCCCGAATTGAGACTGCCGGGTGGCCTGTCGCCGGCGATGGGGGCACTGGTGTTCAACCCGCCGGTCATGCTGGATGCGAAACTGCAGCAGCATTTCGCCGCCCTCGGGGCGCTGCTGGCACTCGAAGATAACCAGCTTACTTATGATAACCCCCAACTAGCCGCCATCATGGCGTCGGTCGACGGACTGCTGGCAGCTCAGGACGCGATGGTCGCCCAGTTTCAGCGGGAGAGCGAGGAGCGGGTCGCAAGGCTGCAAGCTCTGGAAAGACTGGTGCTGGGGCTGACGCTGCTGGTACTGCTGATGGAAGCTATGTTTATCTTCCGCCCGGCGGTGCAGGCCATCGCCCGTGAGCAGGAACAACTGGCGGCAGCCAACGTTGAGCTGCAGCGGCTATCCAACCAGGACGGCCTGACAGGCATCGCCAACCGGCGGGTTTTCGACGATTTCCTGGACCGGGTCTGGCGGCAGGCCATGCGGGACCGCGAACCGGTTTCGCTGCTGATGGCCGATATCGATAAATTCAAATTGTTTAACGACACTTACGGCCACCAGGCGGGCGACGACTGCCTGCGCCAGGTGGCCTGGGCGATAGCCGACGTCGCCGGCCGAGCCGGTGACCTGGCGGCGCGCTACGGCGGCGAGGAATTCGCCGTCGTCCTGGCCGGCACTGATTCCATGGGCGCGGCGGTCGTGGCCGAAAAAATCCGGGTGGCGGTGGCCAGCCTGAATATCGCCCATGACGCCGGCGTGGACAAGGTGGTCACAATCAGCCTGGGATTGGCGACAATGTCTCCAAGGGACGGCGAACGAACCGAGAGCCTTATCGCCGCCGCCGACCAGGCGCTATACGGTGCTAAGCAGCAGGGGCGCAACCGCGTTGTTGCGGTGCCCGATAATAGCGAGAGCGGGGGATGA
- the gatB gene encoding Asp-tRNA(Asn)/Glu-tRNA(Gln) amidotransferase subunit GatB, giving the protein MEYEIVIGLEVHTELKTASKIFCGCSTSFGAEQNTNVCPVCLGLPGVLPVLNAKVLEFAVRTGLALNCRILPFSKFDRKNYYYPDLPKNFQTSQYDLPIAVDGHLDIEVGGETRRIGITRVHMEEDAGKLVHAGTIARADYTLVDYNRTGVPLLEIVSEPDIRSAEEAKAYLEKLKAILQYIDVSDCKMEEGSLRCDANISLRPKGETKLGTKAEIKNLNSFKAVQKGLEYEALRQTEVLEEGGRIVQETRSWDDARGQTVSLRSKEQAHDYRYFPEPDLVPMVVDPAWVEDIRRSLPELPDARQARLMKDYGLSAYDAGVITASRAMADYFDATVAAGAEAKAAANWIMGELSRHLNAAGREIEECQVAPGQLAALIDLLVKGTVSGKIAKTVFEEMWASGKDAAVIVKEQGLVQISDEGAVVAIVEQVIAANPQSVADFKAGKERALGFLVGQIMKETKGRANPELVNKLLRERM; this is encoded by the coding sequence ATGGAATACGAAATCGTCATCGGCCTTGAGGTACATACTGAGCTGAAAACCGCCTCGAAGATTTTTTGCGGCTGCAGCACTTCGTTCGGGGCCGAGCAGAATACCAACGTATGTCCGGTCTGCCTCGGGTTGCCCGGTGTCTTGCCGGTCTTAAACGCCAAGGTGCTGGAGTTCGCCGTCCGCACCGGCCTGGCGCTCAATTGCCGGATATTGCCCTTCAGCAAGTTCGACCGCAAAAATTATTACTACCCCGACCTGCCGAAGAACTTCCAGACCTCCCAGTACGACCTGCCGATCGCCGTGGACGGTCACCTCGACATCGAGGTTGGCGGCGAGACCAGACGCATCGGCATCACCCGCGTGCATATGGAGGAAGACGCCGGCAAGCTGGTACACGCCGGCACGATCGCCAGGGCCGATTATACCCTTGTAGATTATAACCGCACCGGGGTACCCCTGCTTGAGATCGTTTCCGAGCCGGATATCCGTTCGGCGGAGGAGGCCAAGGCCTATCTCGAGAAGCTCAAGGCCATCCTCCAGTATATCGACGTATCCGACTGCAAGATGGAAGAGGGCAGCCTGCGCTGCGACGCCAATATCTCGCTCCGGCCGAAAGGCGAAACAAAGCTCGGCACAAAGGCGGAGATCAAAAATCTGAACTCCTTCAAAGCGGTGCAGAAGGGCCTCGAATATGAAGCGCTCCGTCAGACGGAGGTGCTCGAAGAGGGCGGCCGTATCGTGCAGGAGACGCGTTCGTGGGACGATGCCCGCGGCCAGACGGTGTCGCTCAGGAGTAAGGAGCAGGCTCACGACTATCGTTACTTTCCCGAGCCCGATCTTGTGCCGATGGTGGTCGACCCCGCCTGGGTCGAAGACATCAGGCGCAGCCTCCCCGAACTGCCTGACGCCCGCCAGGCCCGCCTCATGAAGGACTATGGCCTGTCGGCCTACGACGCCGGCGTTATTACCGCCAGCCGGGCGATGGCCGACTACTTCGACGCCACCGTGGCCGCCGGCGCAGAAGCCAAAGCGGCGGCCAACTGGATCATGGGCGAGCTTTCGAGGCATCTGAACGCCGCGGGCCGGGAGATAGAAGAATGCCAGGTTGCCCCGGGTCAACTGGCGGCGCTTATCGACCTGCTCGTCAAAGGCACCGTCTCGGGGAAAATTGCCAAGACGGTGTTCGAGGAGATGTGGGCCAGCGGCAAGGATGCCGCCGTCATCGTGAAGGAGCAAGGCCTGGTGCAGATTTCCGACGAGGGAGCGGTGGTCGCGATTGTGGAGCAGGTCATCGCCGCAAACCCGCAATCGGTAGCCGACTTCAAGGCGGGCAAGGAAAGAGCGCTGGGCTTCCTGGTCGGTCAGATAATGAAGGAGACCAAGGGTCGCGCCAACCCTGAGCTTGTCAACAAACTGCTGCGCGAGCGGATGTAG
- the gatA gene encoding Asp-tRNA(Asn)/Glu-tRNA(Gln) amidotransferase subunit GatA: protein MELQKLTAHELHAQLAAKAVSAAEITAAVFNRIDAVEDKVRAYITQTRDLAMAQAKAADAKIARGEDIAPLAGIPGALKDNMCVKGVKTTCASQILANFVPPYDSTVAEKLAAANAVLVGKANLDEFAMGSSCENSSFFATRNPWDTTAVPGGSSGGSAAAVAAAEAVWALGSDTGGSIRQPAAYCGVVGLKPTYGRVSRYGLVAYASSLDQIGPITRDVTDCALVLGAIAGHDGRDSTSIDAPVPDYAKALIPDARGLKIGLPKEYFVAGMDPAVEKAVYAAIDQLKAMGAEYKEVSMPHTEYALATYYLIATAEASSNLARFDGVGFGHRGEGNDIVAMYKRSRTEGFGEEVRRRIMLGTYALSSGYYDAYYLKALKVRTLIKQDFDRAFGEVDVLIAPIAPTTAFKVGEKVDDPLAMYLQDVCTVPINLAGLPAISLPCGFAGGLPIGLQIIGRPLGEETILRAAYAFEQANDYHRRLAPRGEV, encoded by the coding sequence TTGGAACTGCAGAAACTGACTGCCCACGAATTGCACGCGCAGCTGGCCGCCAAGGCAGTGTCGGCCGCGGAAATAACCGCCGCGGTGTTTAACCGCATCGACGCGGTGGAAGACAAGGTGCGCGCCTATATAACCCAGACCCGCGACCTGGCGATGGCCCAGGCCAAAGCGGCGGACGCAAAAATCGCGCGGGGCGAGGATATTGCGCCGCTGGCCGGTATCCCCGGCGCCCTCAAGGACAATATGTGCGTCAAAGGGGTCAAGACAACCTGCGCTTCGCAGATACTGGCCAATTTCGTTCCTCCCTACGATTCGACCGTGGCCGAGAAGCTGGCAGCCGCGAATGCCGTGCTGGTGGGCAAGGCCAATCTCGACGAGTTCGCCATGGGCTCCTCGTGCGAGAATTCGTCGTTCTTCGCCACTCGCAACCCGTGGGACACCACGGCCGTACCCGGCGGCTCGAGCGGCGGTTCGGCGGCGGCGGTGGCGGCGGCGGAAGCGGTGTGGGCCCTCGGGTCCGACACCGGCGGCTCGATCCGCCAGCCAGCCGCGTATTGCGGTGTGGTCGGCCTCAAGCCCACCTACGGCCGAGTTTCGCGCTACGGGCTGGTGGCCTACGCTTCGTCGCTTGATCAGATCGGCCCGATCACCCGCGATGTTACCGACTGTGCCCTCGTCCTTGGGGCAATCGCCGGCCACGACGGCCGCGACTCGACCTCGATCGACGCCCCCGTGCCTGACTACGCCAAGGCGCTCATTCCCGACGCCAGGGGGCTTAAAATCGGCCTTCCCAAGGAATACTTCGTCGCCGGCATGGACCCGGCGGTAGAGAAGGCGGTTTACGCCGCCATCGACCAGCTCAAGGCGATGGGGGCCGAGTATAAGGAAGTTTCCATGCCCCATACCGAATACGCTCTAGCGACCTATTACCTCATCGCGACCGCCGAAGCCAGCTCCAACCTGGCCCGTTTCGACGGCGTCGGCTTCGGCCACCGCGGCGAGGGCAACGATATCGTCGCCATGTACAAGCGCTCGCGCACCGAGGGGTTCGGCGAGGAGGTGCGCCGCCGCATCATGCTCGGCACCTACGCCCTCAGCTCGGGCTATTACGACGCTTACTATCTCAAGGCGCTGAAAGTCCGCACCCTCATCAAGCAGGATTTCGACCGGGCTTTCGGCGAGGTGGACGTACTCATCGCCCCGATTGCGCCGACGACGGCATTCAAGGTGGGCGAGAAGGTGGACGACCCGTTGGCCATGTACCTGCAGGACGTATGCACCGTGCCGATCAACCTCGCCGGTCTGCCGGCTATCTCGCTGCCGTGCGGCTTTGCCGGCGGCCTGCCCATCGGGCTGCAGATCATCGGCCGGCCGCTCGGCGAAGAGACCATCCTGCGGGCGGCCTACGCCTTCGAGCAGGCCAACGACTACCACCGGCGCCTGGCGCCGCGGGGGGAGGTGTAG
- the gatC gene encoding Asp-tRNA(Asn)/Glu-tRNA(Gln) amidotransferase subunit GatC — protein MKITRKDVEHVALLSRLELGENDVEKFTGQLNAILDYIDVLNKVDTSGVEPTAHVLPVTNVMRADEAKLSLPRELALANAPEQEDGYFKVPKILEG, from the coding sequence ATGAAAATTACCCGTAAAGATGTTGAACATGTGGCCCTCCTTTCGCGGCTGGAACTGGGCGAGAACGACGTGGAGAAGTTCACCGGCCAGCTTAACGCCATCCTCGATTACATCGATGTCTTGAACAAGGTCGATACCTCCGGCGTCGAGCCCACCGCCCACGTGCTGCCTGTCACAAACGTCATGCGCGCCGACGAAGCCAAGCTTTCGCTGCCGCGGGAGCTGGCGCTCGCCAACGCCCCGGAACAGGAAGACGGCTACTTCAAGGTGCCGAAGATTTTGGAAGGTTAG